The Myripristis murdjan chromosome 4, fMyrMur1.1, whole genome shotgun sequence region TTTTCTACCGAAGTGTTGGTGAAAATATAGGAGTGGACCAATCTACTGTGCACCATGTAGGAAAACATCCAACTTGTGGGCGACGCTGACCTCTTCATCACAAACTGTGTTGTGAAGTAGCCTAGGTCTGTTCATGATGCATGCATCCTGAGGGAGAGTGCTCTGTACCCAGAGCTCCCACGTAGcctaaataaaatgttattcatTCTTCTCATGTTTGGTTGTAGTCTTAGTATTACATAGCAAAGGGAAATTTTAGTTTATTTCCcattataaattaaataaaaacactattaataataataaaaaaaaaaattaaatatgagtCAAACGTAAGCATACTGTGAGGTTTTTTAGCcttgctttttaaaatattggcTTGTACGATAATACTTCCAATTCAGTCGCGTGCATTGAAGCATTTAAACCAGCAGCTGTCGCAATTGAGATATACCAAAAGTCATGCCGCCTTTCGGGTACTCTCGAAATTGTAGTAAAGATGGACGTtacctttttaaaaacaaaagactgAATTTTCTGTGATACCTTGCCACGTTACCGACATGTGAGATTTACATTAGAGAAGACACAACAACTGATGGAAAAGGTGATGTATATaacaatttcaaataaaaaaaaactaaaaagcacaaattaaaagTGTTGTGAACGCTTCGTCTTCATTATAAATCTACGCTACATAATTTCCTTAAATTCTCAAGTATATCAACGGCACCTAAAAGTACCTTCGCCACATGGTGCATTTAGTGATTATTTattgcagcaaaaacaaactgaacgcGTCAAGTCGACTTTACAACCTCGACTCTTGAGAAGTCCGCTCGTCGGAAGATCATTTGAAGGCAGCACTCGTCGACACGCCTTTAAGGACACCGGAAACGCAACATTGAGGAAGAACTATCGACGAATTCGGACTTCAAAgtttttttcatactttacCGCAAGACTACGgtccttgaatttttttttggaacaatgTCCGGCTCGTCCAATATCATAGCGATGAAGAAAGTCGTCCAACAGCTCCGGCTGGAAGCGAGCATAAACAGAGTAAAGGCAGGTTTGAGCTAGCGTGAAGTTCACTAAGGGCGTGTTGTGTTAAAAGTGTCGGTTAAGCGACGGCGACTTCATTTCGAGTCGGTGTCTCTCTTTGTTCATACTGTCAGTGTTAAGCAGTCTGTGTCGCCCGGTAGATGCTGTTACACTTGACGAaccacggtgtgtgtgtgtgtgtgtgtgtgtgtgtgtgtgtgtgtgtgtgtgtgtgtgtgtgtgtgtgtttagtgatATGAGTGTATTAAGGGCCACCCCTTTGTTTCCACAGGTGTCCCAGGCCGCGGCTGACCTGCAGCAGTTTTGCCTTCAAAACGCCCATCAGGACCCCTTGCTCACCGGCATGTCGTCCAGCACCAACCCGTTCAGACCACAGAAAGTCTGCTCCTTCCTATAGCCGCCAGCAGCCTCTCTCCAGCacctctctgcctgtgtgagTACACCGTGCTGACTCCTCATCTGCAGCCGAGGTCATGCTATAGTTACCCCGTACAGTTTCAGCCGATGCACTCGTTCCCCCATAGTGTTGTCTGACCACATCATGATATGATGCTTCACTATGGAGCAGAGTTAGTGTAGtcacagttttgcatttttcattagtttttgtctttcaaatccaaacccaacactttgtgaagaCTGCTGACTCCCTgtcagtctcaataaacatcagcaccaactcCTCCTCATGTCTGTTGTGCTGTGATTGAActgaaaaagactaaaacttaagtcattttctgtttgttttagttttttttttttttttttcagaccaagttttagttttttttttttttttttttttagtaaactataataaccttgctcTGGAGACACGTAGGCCTTGCCTTCCCTGTTGTCTAATGTAGTTTTTGGGGCAAATGGACCCTCCATGTATGTTGTGGTAGACGCAAACACCCAAGCATGTCTTTACACCCGTCTGTTCTTCGGTTTGTAATGAATCATGTATGATTTTAATCTTCAATTTGCACATATGTACTCCCTGAAGAGACTGTCCACCTATTTACGTCCACTTTATTCGAAAGGGGGGTGTAATTCGGCGAGCTAGGGCAGCTCCGCAGCAGCCTTCAAAACTGTCGTGATTGcagaccaccaccaccaccaaaaaaacaaacaaaaacaaacataaaagtaTCCCAAATGGCATATTCAAAGTGTTGTGATGATAAATCAGAGCACTGTAGCTCCAAAATACAGTATTAGTTGTattattttccagatgttttcAAACTAGGTTTGTGCTCTACACCTCATCAGACAGAAAATATttgctgcattcatgtgctcCTGATCAGCTTGTAATTCCGTCATCAATGGTTGAAAGTACAATTAATCAGAAGTAGCCTATTTAATTGTTTATGCGTTACCTTGATATACAAACTTCCCTTGTATTTCAAGTGACCATGACTGAATAGATAATGACAAGATTTTCATTTTAGGGGTAaccatttacttatttattacaTAAGCTATTACCTTTCCCTCATCTATTTGTTACCATCTTTGGAGATGTGTAGGTTTTGCAATAACACTGATAGAACTGATCTCCCGCAAAGCCTCTTTAGTGACAATATCCAGCAgttgttggggaaaaaaataagatttacaCAATAAAGG contains the following coding sequences:
- the LOC115358224 gene encoding guanine nucleotide-binding protein G(I)/G(S)/G(O) subunit gamma-5 codes for the protein MSGSSNIIAMKKVVQQLRLEASINRVKVSQAAADLQQFCLQNAHQDPLLTGMSSSTNPFRPQKVCSFL